The following proteins come from a genomic window of Blastococcus sp. HT6-30:
- a CDS encoding recombinase family protein translates to MSRRAKRTSLVDAPNPRKRAVIYKRASTNESNQPHSLKTQDVEGRRFVEREDWELVGVYEEYASGKDQNRRKLQELLRDARAGLFDIVVFQRIDRLARSLLDLLDIMKQFDEAGVAFYSVHERFESETVSGRLLIQVIGALAEFERRLLLERIHGGQRTKVIEKGLPLSRSRAPFGTRVDDATGMLERDLVTDEEGVVVGGTWPLVQAVFDDYAIRGLSPKSIAKKLTGKGHRTSNGNEWSRQAVHDILHNRTYVGELWWNGEWYPGAHSAFLDTELFDRAQTILEQNAAEGAARVAQAGQTDYLLSGLFRCHSCDASMVGTSANARGRRYRYYYCSRAVKSRPGLAALTRFAYPRTAWNSWLSMWCSRSSVRTTSGCGPSRSTARGSRKRARRPSCSSRRCDRSSTRSAAFSLATSGTMRARS, encoded by the coding sequence ATGAGCAGGCGGGCCAAGAGGACCTCTTTGGTCGACGCGCCGAATCCGCGCAAGCGCGCTGTCATCTACAAGCGCGCGAGCACGAATGAGAGCAATCAGCCGCACAGCCTCAAGACCCAGGACGTCGAGGGCAGGCGATTCGTAGAACGTGAGGATTGGGAACTCGTAGGCGTCTACGAGGAGTACGCGAGCGGCAAGGACCAGAATCGCCGAAAGCTGCAGGAACTGCTCCGCGATGCGCGGGCCGGACTCTTTGACATCGTCGTCTTCCAGCGCATCGACCGCCTTGCCCGCAGCCTCTTGGACTTGCTCGACATCATGAAGCAGTTCGACGAGGCCGGCGTCGCCTTTTACAGCGTGCACGAACGCTTCGAGTCTGAGACGGTGAGCGGTCGCCTGCTCATCCAGGTCATCGGCGCGCTGGCCGAGTTCGAGCGTCGCCTACTACTCGAGCGCATCCACGGAGGCCAGCGCACCAAGGTCATCGAGAAGGGGCTCCCACTGTCTCGCTCGAGAGCGCCTTTCGGAACTCGAGTCGATGACGCGACAGGAATGCTCGAGAGGGACCTGGTGACCGACGAAGAGGGAGTTGTCGTCGGTGGCACGTGGCCGCTGGTCCAGGCCGTCTTCGACGACTACGCCATTCGTGGACTCTCACCGAAGAGCATCGCCAAGAAGCTGACGGGCAAGGGACACCGAACCAGTAATGGTAATGAGTGGTCGCGCCAGGCCGTTCACGACATCCTCCACAACCGGACGTACGTCGGCGAACTCTGGTGGAACGGGGAGTGGTATCCGGGCGCCCATTCAGCCTTTCTCGACACGGAGCTGTTCGACCGCGCGCAGACGATTCTCGAGCAGAACGCCGCCGAGGGTGCCGCACGCGTCGCGCAGGCCGGGCAGACCGACTACCTGCTGAGTGGTCTCTTCCGGTGTCATTCCTGCGACGCCAGCATGGTCGGCACCAGCGCCAATGCCCGAGGGCGGAGGTACCGCTACTACTACTGCAGCCGGGCGGTGAAGTCCCGACCGGGACTGGCTGCGCTGACCCGCTTCGCGTACCCGCGGACAGCCTGGAACAGTTGGTTGTCGATGTGGTGCTCGAGGTCCTCGGTCAGGACGACCTCTGGCTGCGGGCCTTCGAGGAGTACCGCCAGGGGGAGCAGGAAGCGCGCCCGGAGGCCGTCATGCAGCTCGCGCAGGTGCGACAGGAGCTCGACGAGGTCCGCCGCGTTCTCGCTCGCTACAAGCGGGACTATGAGAGCGAGAAGCTGA
- a CDS encoding recombinase family protein, with translation MAGSTRRSAPERVSRFECQASRRQHGPRRDYEDHRGFSAYSDRQPPQQPPPPHADRSGLATPRGPRTRALAPRLRIPPRRTAGGCGMSPNPPPPSPPRRVAIYTRARDDEGLRRQREDVERHIAQRPDWAVVAVYEEVELPHKKRPALDRLLADAKNGVIDLVAARDLPRLGRSMEAFADVVRVLDNCGVGIVTAAEKVDTQTSQGRLFMAVLTGFVDSFRDAQRAHSRGVR, from the coding sequence ATGGCAGGGTCGACTCGGAGAAGTGCACCCGAAAGGGTGAGTCGATTCGAATGTCAGGCAAGTCGGCGCCAGCACGGTCCGCGGCGTGATTACGAAGATCACCGCGGATTCTCCGCCTACAGTGACCGCCAACCGCCGCAGCAACCGCCGCCTCCCCACGCGGACCGTTCTGGTCTCGCGACACCTCGAGGACCTCGAACTCGAGCGCTGGCTCCGCGACTGCGCATCCCTCCTCGCCGAACAGCTGGGGGGTGCGGCATGAGCCCTAACCCGCCGCCGCCCAGCCCCCCTCGGCGCGTCGCCATCTACACGAGGGCCCGCGACGACGAAGGCCTCCGCCGCCAGCGTGAAGACGTGGAACGGCACATCGCCCAGCGTCCGGACTGGGCGGTCGTCGCCGTCTACGAGGAAGTCGAGCTTCCGCACAAGAAGCGCCCGGCGCTGGACCGCCTCCTGGCCGACGCGAAGAACGGCGTCATCGACCTCGTCGCGGCGCGCGACCTGCCGCGCCTGGGACGCAGCATGGAGGCCTTCGCGGACGTCGTGCGCGTTCTGGACAACTGCGGCGTGGGCATCGTGACTGCGGCGGAGAAGGTGGACACGCAGACGTCCCAGGGGCGACTTTTCATGGCAGTGCTCACCGGCTTCGTGGACAGCTTCCGAGATGCACAGCGCGCTCACTCCCGGGGTGTGCGATGA